From the Bdellovibrio reynosensis genome, one window contains:
- a CDS encoding lipoprotein, translated as MERLNNIFLAMVVVFGLSACGVKGKPLPPLNPAPIGHGKPILKEAEQKKYQKKYRSLEDEENDSSTTEEP; from the coding sequence ATGGAACGCCTGAATAATATTTTCTTAGCGATGGTCGTCGTTTTTGGGCTTAGTGCATGTGGAGTGAAAGGGAAACCGCTTCCGCCACTAAACCCTGCACCCATTGGACATGGAAAACCCATCCTAAAAGAAGCCGAACAAAAAAAGTATCAGAAAAAATATCGTTCACTTGAAGATGAAGAAAATGATTCCTCAACCACGGAGGAGCCGTGA
- a CDS encoding helix-turn-helix domain-containing protein encodes MTPNLNSSDNLFVANLQSVSLEKLVKSKLEVLFAQQKEAQVELNGLYNVVIEQVEKPLLELALRAYNGNQVKTAQMLGINRNTLKKKIDNYKIRVKKMN; translated from the coding sequence ATGACGCCGAACCTAAACAGTTCAGATAATCTTTTTGTCGCTAATCTTCAGTCTGTAAGCTTGGAAAAGCTTGTGAAGAGCAAACTTGAAGTTCTATTTGCTCAGCAAAAAGAAGCACAAGTTGAGCTTAATGGCTTATACAACGTAGTTATCGAACAAGTGGAAAAGCCTCTATTAGAGCTTGCTTTGCGTGCTTATAACGGCAATCAGGTGAAAACCGCGCAAATGCTTGGCATCAATCGCAATACTCTTAAGAAGAAAATTGACAACTATAAGATCCGTGTAAAGAAAATGAACTAA
- the murD gene encoding UDP-N-acetylmuramoyl-L-alanine--D-glutamate ligase: protein MKKKWANLPPKNMIVQMNEFIKNLKTPIAIVGMGKSGEATRRLLLQLGFASDSILTFDVKLETADFKDPDSLMTEARPQTLVVSPGVPLSAGWITKAREQGTKITSEISLASSCLTSEKLMGVTGSVGKSTTVSLLGAGLESFSKSGFIGGNLGFPFADYTADVLEGKRPRADWVVLELSSYQLENCENLKLDYSAITYFTSNHLERYDNLEHYYRTKWNILSLTKNSMFLNSEGGDLIEYFKKNGDGEQIKVISKNDPDLASYQLEKAQLIGQHNQDNLALASALAIAAGWPQQAIEGMKSFKGLAHRLENLGYINGIRFINDSKATAMDSVLIATTAAFDTLENGGKLYLLLGGRDKNLPWQDLIPLNKLQGVEFIFFGECREIAQKKSALPGPSFAHLSEALEDTFKKAKKTDTVLLSPGGTSLDEFKSFEDRGNFFKKKIEEFSKTI from the coding sequence GTGAAAAAGAAGTGGGCAAATCTTCCTCCCAAGAATATGATCGTGCAGATGAACGAATTTATCAAGAACCTGAAAACTCCAATAGCAATAGTCGGTATGGGTAAAAGTGGCGAAGCAACTAGACGTCTGCTTTTACAACTGGGATTTGCCTCAGATTCAATTCTTACTTTCGACGTCAAACTTGAAACGGCAGACTTTAAAGACCCCGATTCGCTGATGACTGAAGCTAGACCACAAACTCTGGTGGTTTCCCCAGGGGTTCCCTTAAGTGCTGGTTGGATCACCAAAGCGCGCGAGCAAGGCACGAAAATCACAAGTGAAATCTCACTTGCTTCGTCTTGTTTAACCAGTGAAAAATTAATGGGTGTGACGGGTTCAGTAGGAAAAAGCACGACGGTTTCACTTTTAGGTGCCGGATTAGAGTCCTTTTCTAAAAGTGGCTTTATCGGCGGAAATCTGGGATTTCCTTTTGCCGATTATACGGCTGATGTTCTTGAAGGCAAACGTCCGCGAGCGGATTGGGTGGTCTTGGAACTTTCAAGCTATCAACTTGAAAACTGTGAAAACTTAAAACTCGACTATTCCGCGATTACTTATTTCACCTCTAATCATCTAGAACGATACGACAACCTAGAACATTATTATCGTACAAAGTGGAATATCCTTTCGTTGACTAAAAACTCCATGTTTTTAAATAGCGAAGGTGGCGATCTGATTGAGTACTTTAAGAAAAATGGTGATGGCGAACAAATCAAGGTCATTTCAAAAAATGATCCTGATCTAGCAAGCTACCAACTTGAAAAAGCTCAACTAATTGGTCAACACAATCAGGATAACCTGGCACTTGCTTCAGCACTTGCCATTGCTGCGGGCTGGCCTCAACAAGCCATTGAAGGAATGAAATCATTTAAAGGCTTAGCCCATCGCTTAGAAAACTTAGGCTACATTAATGGCATTCGTTTTATCAACGACAGTAAAGCTACAGCAATGGACAGCGTGCTGATCGCCACCACTGCAGCCTTTGACACCTTAGAAAATGGTGGAAAGCTTTACCTGCTTTTAGGCGGAAGAGACAAAAATCTTCCCTGGCAGGATTTAATTCCGCTTAACAAATTACAAGGTGTAGAGTTTATTTTCTTTGGTGAATGCAGAGAAATTGCTCAGAAAAAGTCCGCTTTGCCGGGACCTTCTTTTGCGCATCTTTCTGAAGCTTTAGAAGACACTTTCAAGAAAGCTAAGAAAACCGACACGGTTTTATTAAGCCCAGGTGGAACAAGCTTAGACGAATTTAAATCCTTTGAAGACCGTGGAAATTTCTTTAAGAAAAAAATCGAAGAGTTTTCAAAAACTATCTAA
- the fsa gene encoding fructose-6-phosphate aldolase, with the protein MKFFIDTAEIEEIRQANLRGWVDGVTTNPSLIAKSGKPFHDVIKEICKEVSGPVSAEVISLQAEEMIREGKELAKLASNIVVKIPMTEDGMIAVKKLKSEGIKTNVTLVFSPMQALLAAKAGATMVSPFVGRLDDIGVEGMTMVDQVIQMYHNYDFDTEVLVASVRSPMHIQIAAEMGADIATIPFKVMQQMTHHPLTDKGIKLFMDDWNKAQKK; encoded by the coding sequence ATGAAGTTTTTCATTGATACAGCTGAAATCGAAGAAATTAGACAAGCCAATCTGCGCGGATGGGTTGATGGCGTTACTACGAATCCATCACTGATCGCAAAATCTGGAAAACCATTTCATGACGTAATCAAAGAAATCTGTAAAGAAGTTTCTGGCCCGGTTTCGGCTGAAGTAATCAGTCTTCAAGCTGAAGAAATGATTCGCGAAGGTAAAGAGCTAGCTAAACTTGCTTCTAATATCGTTGTTAAAATTCCAATGACTGAAGATGGAATGATCGCCGTTAAAAAATTAAAATCTGAAGGTATCAAAACAAACGTTACATTGGTTTTCTCGCCAATGCAGGCATTGCTTGCTGCTAAAGCTGGCGCGACAATGGTTTCGCCATTCGTAGGACGCTTAGATGATATTGGTGTTGAAGGTATGACAATGGTGGATCAAGTAATCCAGATGTACCACAACTATGACTTCGACACTGAAGTTCTAGTTGCAAGTGTTCGCAGCCCAATGCACATCCAAATTGCCGCTGAAATGGGTGCTGATATCGCGACAATTCCATTTAAGGTAATGCAGCAAATGACTCATCATCCTTTGACTGACAAAGGTATCAAATTATTCATGGACGACTGGAACAAGGCTCAGAAGAAATAA
- a CDS encoding DNA translocase FtsK, translating to MNQFLKKYRQDVISISFLGLGLFFALALISYNPMDPSLNSTGQSLRATNYCGIVGSFLADMLYQSLGLAAWVMVTCFFRVAIASFRGESLNLKNIRFVWALMLIVNTAALLSLYLPTTKIFQKQIYLGGLLGLGVSQALMRAFNSIGVQVILLSLMAVLIVFYFEKSLQELTEAPRDLLAYLKKKKTTDKIAAFFGGMFVTDKKKPKASKADKNKTVFPLSDKKFVDKDEEEEEEGDEKETVDLRGAVQTKFKAIADEEEVEEDEEEGMEDEEETPAVRLSQKRKVVMKVKPPRRIENWDMPKLGLLEDPPASRIKIDKAEIQRKADSLVEKLKNFSIEGQIVDAKPGPLVTMYEFKPNADVKISKISELEDDLSLALSSESVRVVGHIPGTDVVGIETANLKRETVYYKDLIAEDTFWSEDLALPMAVGRAVDGEPKVVDLRKMPHLLIAGTTGSGKSVFVGSIITGLLFRHSPKTLRLVLIDPKMVDLAPFSTVPHLVLPHVTEPKKASTALKWAVREMEKRYKSLSKFGVGKIEAFNEKTGNLAKNEVEEHEKINLELEEGKAKLEQYYYQPLPYIVIVVDELADLMIVEKQNIEEPIQRLTQKARACGIHLILATQSPRKDVVTGLIKTNIPGRVALKVASKMDSRIIIDDSGAERLLPNGDMLFQAPGVGKPTRHHGPYLSDKEIGNVVKHWAVQAEPEYDPLAMRALEGFAPDGSEAGEGGASGFEEEEYDERYDEILSWASAQKEVSASLIQRKFKLGYPRAARLIEVFEREGVVGPSNGSKPRQVLVGSFGEQ from the coding sequence ATGAATCAATTCCTAAAAAAGTACCGACAGGACGTTATCTCAATTAGCTTTTTAGGTTTAGGGCTCTTTTTCGCTCTAGCTTTAATTAGTTACAACCCTATGGACCCATCGTTAAATTCGACGGGTCAAAGCCTAAGGGCCACCAATTACTGCGGTATTGTGGGAAGTTTCCTGGCGGATATGCTTTATCAATCCCTGGGTCTTGCTGCCTGGGTTATGGTGACCTGCTTTTTCCGCGTCGCTATCGCAAGTTTTCGAGGAGAGTCTTTAAATCTTAAGAATATCCGCTTCGTTTGGGCCCTTATGCTTATCGTAAATACAGCAGCCTTGTTGTCGCTGTATTTGCCAACGACAAAGATCTTCCAAAAACAAATTTATCTGGGCGGCCTTTTAGGTTTAGGTGTTTCTCAAGCATTAATGCGCGCATTTAATTCTATCGGTGTGCAAGTCATCTTGCTTTCATTGATGGCTGTGCTGATCGTGTTTTACTTTGAAAAGTCGTTGCAGGAATTGACTGAAGCACCACGTGATTTACTTGCTTATCTAAAAAAGAAAAAAACGACAGACAAAATTGCCGCTTTCTTTGGTGGCATGTTTGTTACTGATAAAAAGAAACCAAAAGCTTCTAAGGCTGATAAGAACAAAACTGTATTTCCACTTTCTGACAAAAAATTTGTAGATAAAGACGAAGAGGAAGAAGAAGAAGGCGACGAAAAAGAAACAGTAGATCTTCGTGGGGCCGTACAAACAAAATTCAAAGCCATTGCTGACGAAGAAGAAGTTGAAGAAGATGAAGAAGAGGGCATGGAGGATGAAGAAGAAACTCCAGCAGTCCGCCTATCGCAGAAACGTAAAGTCGTGATGAAGGTCAAACCACCTCGTCGAATTGAAAATTGGGATATGCCTAAGCTTGGACTCCTTGAAGATCCTCCGGCTTCCCGTATTAAAATTGATAAAGCCGAAATTCAGCGTAAGGCCGATTCACTTGTAGAGAAACTTAAGAACTTCTCTATTGAAGGCCAGATTGTCGATGCGAAACCAGGGCCCCTGGTTACAATGTACGAATTTAAACCTAATGCCGACGTTAAGATCAGTAAGATCTCTGAGCTAGAAGATGATTTATCTTTGGCACTTTCTTCTGAATCAGTGCGCGTGGTGGGACACATTCCTGGTACAGACGTTGTTGGTATTGAAACTGCGAATTTAAAGCGTGAAACAGTTTATTATAAAGATCTTATCGCCGAAGACACTTTCTGGAGTGAAGATCTTGCTTTACCAATGGCCGTTGGCCGTGCGGTGGATGGTGAACCAAAAGTTGTCGACTTAAGAAAAATGCCTCACTTACTTATTGCTGGTACGACAGGCTCTGGTAAGTCGGTATTTGTAGGATCAATTATTACGGGTCTTCTGTTTAGACATTCCCCTAAAACCCTACGTTTAGTTTTGATTGACCCGAAAATGGTCGACTTAGCTCCGTTTTCAACTGTGCCTCATCTAGTGCTTCCACACGTGACAGAACCTAAAAAAGCTTCGACTGCTTTAAAGTGGGCCGTGCGTGAAATGGAAAAACGCTATAAATCTTTATCAAAATTCGGTGTTGGTAAGATTGAAGCTTTCAATGAAAAAACGGGAAATCTTGCCAAGAACGAAGTTGAAGAGCATGAAAAAATCAACTTGGAGCTTGAAGAAGGAAAAGCCAAGCTTGAGCAGTACTACTATCAACCACTTCCTTATATCGTAATCGTCGTGGATGAGCTGGCTGACTTGATGATCGTTGAAAAACAAAACATCGAGGAACCCATTCAGCGCTTAACTCAGAAAGCTCGTGCTTGTGGTATTCACTTGATCCTTGCAACCCAATCACCGCGCAAAGACGTAGTTACGGGATTGATTAAAACCAATATCCCAGGTCGTGTCGCTTTGAAGGTGGCATCAAAAATGGACTCGCGAATTATCATTGATGATTCTGGCGCAGAACGACTTCTTCCAAATGGTGATATGTTATTCCAAGCTCCAGGTGTGGGTAAGCCGACTCGTCATCACGGTCCTTATTTGTCAGATAAAGAAATTGGCAATGTCGTTAAACACTGGGCCGTTCAAGCAGAACCTGAATACGATCCTTTAGCAATGCGTGCTCTTGAAGGTTTTGCTCCGGATGGATCAGAAGCTGGCGAAGGTGGAGCTTCTGGATTTGAAGAAGAAGAGTATGATGAACGCTATGACGAAATACTTTCTTGGGCTTCAGCACAAAAGGAAGTTTCAGCTTCATTAATTCAACGAAAATTCAAATTGGGTTACCCAAGAGCAGCAAGATTGATTGAAGTTTTTGAACGCGAAGGTGTTGTGGGACCATCAAATGGCAGCAAGCCGCGTCAAGTTCTCGTAGGAAGTTTCGGAGAACAATAA
- a CDS encoding tetratricopeptide repeat protein → MRLNFKRAALIAALSFSCLVSFAQTKPAKSETYKDIIEKAYNLSLQRDRQQALNILANALQKETRPQAIAELKKTISEVGHIFFSDKAQQLFETGVSLRKNELNQALDKVVEASRIEPDNFSIIKEQSRLLIAKGDCKNALELVQKQIWALPYDEEFKLSLAQAYGCLGKWVDYQRLADTVVIKKSPLQKFWSVLEADKYISAKNLVKAQEVLTNLKKSDDKYPETSYWLWKFDLAQKRTNLDIAQKYVMTCKNISANQYRQYMIDPMLCRHLAEVESELKGMNGTPE, encoded by the coding sequence ATGAGATTGAATTTTAAAAGAGCCGCTCTTATAGCGGCTCTTTCTTTTTCTTGCCTTGTTAGTTTCGCTCAGACCAAGCCCGCTAAGTCTGAGACGTATAAAGATATTATCGAAAAAGCCTACAACTTAAGTTTGCAAAGAGATCGCCAACAGGCGCTCAACATCCTTGCCAATGCTTTGCAAAAAGAAACCCGTCCGCAGGCTATTGCTGAACTTAAAAAAACAATTTCTGAAGTGGGGCATATTTTCTTTAGTGATAAGGCCCAACAGCTTTTTGAAACCGGTGTTTCACTTCGTAAAAACGAACTTAATCAAGCCTTAGATAAGGTCGTCGAAGCTTCTCGCATTGAACCTGACAACTTTTCTATCATCAAAGAACAGTCCCGCCTTTTAATCGCCAAGGGGGACTGCAAAAATGCCCTAGAGCTTGTGCAAAAACAAATTTGGGCTCTTCCCTATGATGAAGAATTCAAACTAAGCCTGGCCCAAGCCTATGGGTGCCTTGGTAAATGGGTTGATTATCAAAGATTGGCCGATACCGTGGTTATTAAGAAATCCCCACTGCAAAAGTTCTGGTCAGTTTTAGAAGCGGACAAATATATTTCTGCCAAGAACCTAGTAAAAGCCCAAGAAGTTCTTACCAATTTGAAAAAGTCCGACGATAAGTACCCTGAAACATCCTATTGGTTGTGGAAATTTGATTTAGCGCAAAAACGCACGAACTTAGACATTGCCCAGAAATACGTGATGACCTGCAAAAACATTTCAGCGAATCAGTATAGACAGTATATGATAGACCCCATGCTTTGCCGACACCTTGCCGAGGTTGAAAGCGAGTTAAAGGGGATGAATGGAACGCCTGAATAA
- the dapF gene encoding diaminopimelate epimerase, protein MKNFLPVNITKMSGAGNTFALVDARDGSEWVGTEIKLGLSRPQFAKLVCDKILGLATDGLLLIESGDKDFDFKWDFYNSDGSTAEMCGNAARCAALYCYETMEPAEKNSLKFETGAGLVTTQILGDGHVRVLMPEAKMVNQEQILKIGDKTEKFVLVNTGVPHLVQKISDLSATLSLKEMARAARHHPDLKPAGANVTFYAVDSENHIKAVTFERGVEDYTLACGTGAVAAAFVHAQGSNQPKVVVQMPGGSLQVVFNDKEVHPLMTGEAVFVGDFKYNLEVVR, encoded by the coding sequence GTGAAAAACTTTTTACCGGTGAATATCACAAAGATGTCCGGAGCAGGAAACACGTTTGCCTTAGTAGACGCGCGTGACGGTTCTGAATGGGTCGGCACTGAAATCAAGTTGGGACTTTCTCGGCCCCAATTTGCAAAACTTGTTTGTGATAAAATCTTAGGGCTAGCAACAGACGGTCTATTGTTGATCGAGTCTGGCGACAAAGACTTTGATTTTAAATGGGACTTTTATAATAGCGATGGCTCGACAGCAGAGATGTGCGGAAACGCGGCTCGCTGCGCGGCTCTTTACTGTTATGAAACCATGGAACCTGCTGAAAAAAATTCTTTAAAGTTTGAAACAGGTGCAGGGTTGGTAACGACACAAATCCTTGGGGATGGGCATGTTCGGGTATTAATGCCTGAAGCAAAGATGGTAAACCAAGAACAGATTTTAAAAATCGGCGATAAAACCGAAAAGTTTGTTTTGGTGAACACAGGTGTACCTCACTTGGTACAAAAAATTTCTGACTTATCTGCGACCCTTTCTTTAAAAGAAATGGCAAGAGCTGCCCGCCACCATCCGGATTTAAAGCCTGCCGGGGCGAATGTGACTTTTTATGCTGTAGATTCTGAAAACCACATCAAAGCTGTCACCTTTGAACGTGGAGTTGAAGATTACACTTTAGCTTGTGGCACGGGTGCCGTGGCAGCGGCTTTCGTTCATGCGCAAGGTAGTAATCAACCCAAAGTGGTTGTGCAAATGCCTGGTGGATCTTTGCAAGTAGTCTTTAATGACAAAGAGGTTCATCCGCTTATGACTGGTGAAGCCGTATTTGTTGGTGATTTTAAATATAATCTTGAGGTGGTTCGATGA
- a CDS encoding metallophosphoesterase — translation MPTSFSQAFPDFKNATHTAIISDLHLCEAEPINPKYPLWKKFKTRQFFFDDTFTQFVKHIEDKAQGAPVELILNGDIFDFDSVTSVPKEPVFHVEWLERQRGLYPREERSRYKIEMILKDHVDFVNTLREFILRGNRAVFVIGNHDLELHFPQVQEEIFKHLNLPDHKRHEVRFAEWFYISNQDTLIEHGNQYDPYCMCEDPINPFVRGYNYVSLKLPFGNLACRYIMNGMGFFNPHVDSNYIMTLPEYIRFFFRYVARAQPLLVLTWFWGAVMTLIHSFFDRLAAPIRNPLKIEDRVALIAQKSNAEPRMVRELKELFVAPAASNPFLLARELWLDRAFMIFVTFFLIFQLMVFVRSVYEVSFFWAFIPLFLLLPFFLFYSKSVTSLVSGYKEPDDRVLAMASAITKVHRIVFGHTHQTRHEIIGSVEHLNSGCWSPAFLDVECTKPLDQKTYVWLSPGEQGTRQAELFRFMDGKSELMTNPGRGSSSNN, via the coding sequence TTGCCCACTTCTTTTTCACAAGCTTTTCCTGATTTCAAAAATGCCACACACACTGCCATAATCAGTGATTTGCACTTGTGTGAGGCGGAACCTATTAATCCGAAGTATCCCTTGTGGAAGAAGTTTAAAACTCGGCAATTTTTCTTTGACGATACCTTTACCCAATTCGTTAAACACATCGAAGACAAAGCGCAGGGCGCGCCCGTTGAACTGATTCTTAACGGCGACATCTTTGATTTTGACAGCGTTACCAGCGTCCCTAAAGAACCGGTGTTTCACGTAGAGTGGTTAGAGCGTCAGCGCGGTTTATATCCACGGGAAGAACGTTCTCGCTATAAGATTGAAATGATTCTTAAGGATCATGTCGATTTCGTAAATACTTTGCGTGAATTCATTCTGCGCGGAAATCGTGCCGTTTTCGTTATCGGTAATCATGATTTAGAATTGCATTTCCCCCAGGTGCAGGAAGAAATTTTTAAACACCTGAACCTGCCGGATCACAAGCGCCATGAAGTTCGTTTTGCAGAATGGTTTTACATCAGCAACCAAGACACTTTGATTGAGCATGGCAATCAATACGACCCGTATTGTATGTGTGAAGACCCAATCAACCCCTTTGTGCGTGGTTATAACTACGTTTCACTAAAGCTGCCGTTTGGGAACTTGGCTTGTCGTTACATAATGAACGGTATGGGATTTTTTAATCCCCATGTTGATAGTAACTACATCATGACTTTGCCTGAATACATTCGCTTTTTCTTTAGGTACGTGGCCCGCGCCCAACCACTTCTTGTCTTAACTTGGTTTTGGGGGGCAGTGATGACTTTGATTCACTCTTTCTTTGACCGCTTGGCTGCGCCGATCAGAAATCCTTTAAAGATTGAAGATCGTGTTGCCTTGATTGCGCAAAAATCAAACGCTGAACCGCGCATGGTGCGTGAACTTAAAGAACTCTTTGTAGCACCGGCTGCAAGTAATCCATTTTTGCTAGCGCGCGAACTATGGTTAGATCGTGCGTTTATGATTTTCGTGACCTTCTTTTTAATCTTTCAACTAATGGTCTTTGTTCGCTCCGTTTACGAAGTGTCGTTTTTTTGGGCGTTTATTCCGTTATTTTTGTTGCTGCCCTTCTTCTTATTTTACAGCAAGTCAGTGACTTCGCTCGTTTCTGGCTACAAAGAGCCGGATGATCGGGTGTTAGCAATGGCTAGTGCCATCACGAAGGTACACCGGATTGTTTTTGGTCATACACACCAGACCCGCCATGAAATCATTGGATCAGTGGAACACCTTAACAGTGGCTGTTGGTCACCGGCGTTCTTAGATGTGGAATGCACAAAGCCCCTTGATCAAAAAACCTACGTGTGGCTTTCTCCGGGTGAACAGGGGACCCGACAAGCTGAACTTTTTAGATTTATGGATGGCAAGTCAGAGCTGATGACGAACCCAGGACGTGGAAGTTCATCAAATAATTAG
- a CDS encoding radical SAM protein yields MLKINEIFYSIQGETTYVGNPTVFVRLTACNLRCTYCDTKYSYYEGEMQGLDAIIATIASHKTPYVCITGGEPLLQKEVHTLMKTLCDQGYKVSLETSGSKSVEAVDPRVKIILDVKTPDSGAADSFIMDNIRFSTTSTEYKFVICSEEDFVWSETFCRQHNLFENFVVLYSPSYGQVSERWLAEKILQQNSSARLQLQLHKYIWSSETRGV; encoded by the coding sequence ATGCTTAAAATAAATGAGATTTTCTATAGTATTCAGGGCGAAACGACTTATGTGGGGAATCCCACGGTTTTCGTGCGTCTAACGGCTTGCAATCTGCGCTGCACTTATTGCGACACGAAATATTCTTATTACGAAGGCGAGATGCAAGGCCTTGATGCTATCATCGCAACAATCGCTTCGCACAAAACTCCTTACGTTTGTATCACCGGTGGTGAACCTTTGTTACAAAAAGAAGTTCACACATTAATGAAAACTTTGTGTGACCAAGGTTACAAGGTTTCTTTGGAAACTAGCGGATCAAAAAGCGTTGAAGCAGTGGATCCAAGAGTAAAAATAATTTTAGACGTAAAAACTCCTGATAGTGGTGCAGCAGATTCTTTCATTATGGATAACATCCGCTTTTCCACGACCAGCACGGAATACAAGTTTGTCATCTGTTCAGAAGAAGACTTCGTTTGGTCTGAAACTTTCTGTCGTCAACATAATTTATTCGAAAATTTCGTTGTTTTATACAGTCCATCATACGGCCAAGTATCTGAACGCTGGTTGGCAGAAAAAATATTGCAGCAAAATTCATCTGCAAGGTTGCAATTGCAGCTTCATAAGTATATTTGGTCTTCCGAAACACGCGGAGTATAG
- a CDS encoding 4-hydroxy-tetrahydrodipicolinate reductase, with protein MKKLKFGIVGASGRMGQEIAKVIENTKGAEVFYPFDREDKWDSRKAAQVDVWIDFSSPEALKDVLKRASEHKTPVVCGTTGFSKKEKDLLEKYSKTFPVLWSSNMSLGVAVLNEALKSLAAISHFDFQIEEIHHNKKKDKPSGTAITLQENLKKAVQKDLPEPLAIRGGGVFGIHKVYSMSDEEVLVFEHNALNRTVFAKGAVQAATWLVKQKKPGLYQIRDVLFGKKA; from the coding sequence GTGAAGAAATTGAAGTTCGGGATCGTCGGTGCCAGCGGACGCATGGGCCAGGAAATTGCTAAAGTAATTGAAAACACGAAGGGCGCTGAAGTTTTTTATCCGTTTGATCGCGAGGACAAATGGGATTCAAGAAAAGCAGCTCAAGTCGATGTGTGGATTGATTTTTCTTCACCCGAGGCTTTAAAAGACGTTCTTAAAAGAGCCAGTGAACACAAAACTCCCGTAGTTTGCGGCACTACCGGCTTTTCAAAAAAAGAAAAAGATTTACTAGAAAAATATAGCAAAACCTTTCCTGTTCTGTGGTCTTCAAATATGAGCTTAGGTGTTGCTGTACTTAACGAAGCACTTAAGTCACTAGCTGCGATTTCTCACTTTGACTTCCAAATTGAAGAAATCCACCACAATAAGAAAAAAGACAAACCGTCAGGCACTGCGATTACTTTGCAGGAAAATTTAAAAAAAGCCGTGCAAAAAGATTTGCCAGAACCCTTAGCGATTCGCGGTGGCGGTGTTTTCGGGATTCATAAAGTTTATTCGATGAGTGATGAAGAAGTTTTGGTGTTTGAACACAACGCCCTTAATCGCACTGTTTTTGCTAAAGGTGCCGTTCAAGCAGCGACTTGGTTAGTTAAACAAAAAAAGCCAGGCCTTTATCAAATTCGTGACGTGCTTTTTGGTAAAAAAGCATGA
- the dapA gene encoding 4-hydroxy-tetrahydrodipicolinate synthase, with protein MKDFRGTFTALITPFKNDKIDFSSLDRLLKQQLDGGINGFVVNGTTAESPTLSSSEVSELFKHIRSSVGPSVPLIVGTGSNNTAKSIEDSKKAEAMGADAILVVVPYYNKPPQRGLYEHFKAIASSVNIPTLLYNVPGRTVTSLAPETVTNLSKVKGVIGIKEATGKIDLASEIMKACGKDFVMLSGDDGTYVEFLAAGGHGVISVATHVIPKQMVQWRQWASEGQIEKARTDINKYMNLINLLFVEANPIPVKKALQLMGVIDSASMRLPLVELSPEHTESLHAEMKKVGLV; from the coding sequence ATGAAAGACTTTAGAGGTACGTTCACGGCGCTAATTACGCCTTTTAAAAACGACAAAATTGATTTTTCATCTTTGGATCGACTGCTAAAGCAACAACTTGATGGTGGCATTAACGGTTTTGTCGTTAATGGTACAACTGCGGAAAGCCCTACACTTTCATCTTCTGAAGTGTCAGAGCTTTTTAAACATATTCGTTCGTCAGTAGGACCTTCCGTTCCTTTGATCGTAGGAACAGGATCTAACAATACAGCAAAGTCCATTGAAGATTCAAAAAAAGCTGAAGCCATGGGCGCTGACGCGATTTTGGTTGTTGTTCCTTATTACAATAAACCTCCACAAAGAGGATTGTATGAACACTTTAAGGCAATCGCATCGTCGGTGAATATTCCAACTTTGCTTTACAACGTTCCTGGCAGAACTGTGACCTCACTTGCTCCTGAAACTGTGACCAACCTTTCTAAGGTTAAAGGAGTTATTGGCATTAAAGAAGCCACTGGAAAAATTGATCTTGCTAGCGAAATCATGAAAGCTTGTGGAAAAGATTTCGTGATGCTTTCAGGGGATGATGGAACTTACGTTGAATTCTTAGCAGCTGGTGGCCATGGTGTTATTTCAGTAGCAACCCATGTGATTCCAAAACAAATGGTGCAATGGAGACAGTGGGCTTCTGAAGGGCAAATTGAAAAAGCTCGCACGGATATTAATAAATACATGAACTTGATAAACTTGCTTTTTGTTGAAGCAAATCCAATTCCTGTCAAAAAAGCATTGCAGTTAATGGGTGTAATTGATTCAGCTTCAATGCGTTTACCGTTGGTGGAATTATCACCAGAGCATACAGAAAGCTTGCATGCCGAGATGAAAAAAGTGGGTTTAGTGTGA